DNA from Kitasatospora acidiphila:
GCCCCACCGCCACTCGTCACCCGGCTCGGCCGGAGCAACGTCGAGCTCGACGATCTCCACCAGCTCCCCCAGGCACCGCAGCAGCAGCTGCCGTCCGTCCTCTGCGACGCCGGCGGCCGTTCCGTTCCCGTCCACCGATACCCACCCCTCCCCTGTAGCAGAGCCGCGCGGAATGCTTCCACAATCGGATGAGACTGGAGGAGGGCACGACTCTGCTGAAACGGCTCCCACTCCGGCAGGCACCGCTTCCGGAAACGCCGAGCGCCCCGGCACCATGATGGCGGGGGCGCTCCTGACAGCTGGTCATACTTCCTGTGAGCTGCGGCCCGCACCCAGGAGTTGAGCGCCTGACTACAGACCTGCCTCATCCAGCAGCAGGTACAGCACACCGACCAGCGATCCGCTGCTGACGATGAGGAATGTCTCCGCAGCCCGATGAGGTTGGATACGAGCATGGCCTCTCGTGCACGTGTCCGCGCCCCCGAACTGATCGGCAAGGGCGGTTGGCTCAATACCGGCGGCAAGGATCTGACCCTGGCGGATCTCCGGGGCAAGATCGTCATCGCTGATTTCTGGACCTTTTGCTGCATCAACTGTCTGCACGTCCTGGACGAGCTGCGTGAGTTGGAGGAGAAGCACCGCGACACGGTGGTGATCGTCGGGGTGCACTCGCCGAAGTTCGTGCATGAGGCGGACCACCAGGCCGTGGTGGACGCGGTGGCGCGGTACGAGGTGGCGCATCCGGTGTTGGACGATCCGGAGTTGGCGACCTGGAAGCAGTACGCGGTGCGGGCGTGGCCGACGCTGGTGGTGATCGATCCCGAGGGGTACGTGGTCGCGCAGCACGCCGGGGAGGGGCATGCGCACGCGATCGAGCGGCTGGTCGAGGAGCTGGAGGAGGAGCACGCGGCGAAGGGGACGCTGCGGCGCGGCGACGGGCCCTATGTGCCGCCGGAGCCGGTGGCGGGGGCGCTGAAGTTCCCCGGCAAGGCGGTGCGGCTGCCCGGTGGGGGCTTCCTGGTGGCCGACGCGGGGCACCACTCGCTGGTCGAGCTGGCCGAGGACGGCGAGACCGTGGTGCGCCGGATCGGCGACGGCGAGCGCGGCCTGGTCGACGGCGTCTCGCCCCGGTTCAGTGAGCCGCAGGGCCTGGCGCTGGTGTCGGAGGGCCTGGGGCTGGGCTATGACGTGGTGGTCGCCGACACGGTGAACCACGCGCTGCGCGGGGTCCGGCTGGCCGACGGCTCGGTGACCACGCTGGCGGGCACCGGGCGGCAGTGGTGGCAGGGCTCGCCGACCAGTGGCCCGGCGACCGAGGTGGACCTCTCCTCGCCGTGGGACGTCGCCTTCTTCGACGACCGGGTGTGGATCGCGATGGCCGGGGTGCACCAGCTGTGGGCGTTCGACCCGGCCGCCGGCACGGTCGCCGTCGCGGCCGGCACCACCAACGAGGGCCTGGTGGACGGTCCGGTGGCGGAGGCCTGGTTCGCCCAGCCCTCCGGCCTGGCGGTCTCCCCGGACGGCTCCACGCTCTGGGTGGCGGACAGCGAGACCTCGGCGGTCCGCTACGTTTCACGTGAAACCAAGCAGGTGCACAGCGTGGTCGGCACCGGCCTGTTCGACTTCGGCCACCGGGACGGCGCGGCCGAGCAGGCGCTGCTGCAGCACCCGCTGGGCGTCACCGTGCTGCCCGACGGCTCGGTGGCGATCGCCGACACCTACAACCACGCGCTGCGCCGCTACAACCCGGCGACCGGCGAGGTCAGCACCCTCGCCACCGACCTGCGCGAGCCGTCCGGCGCGGTGCTGGTCGGCGAGGACATCGTGGTGGTGGAATCGGCCCGGCACCGGCTGACCCGGCTGCGGCTGCCCGAGGAGGCGGTGCAGGTGGAGTCGGTGGCGCACCGGACCCAGCGCGCCGCCACCGAGGTGGCCCCCGGCGCGCTCCGGCTCGACGTGGTGTTCACCGCGCCGACCGGCCAGAAGCTGGACGAGCGCTACGGCCCGTCGACCCGGCTGCTGGTCAGCGCCACCCCGCCGGAGCTGCTGGTCTCGGGCGCGGGTGCGGACAGCGCGCTCTCCCGCGAGCTGGTGCTCTCCGCCGAGGTGACGGAGGGCGTGCTGCACGTCTCCGCGATGGCTGCCTCCTGCGACGACGACCCGGAGATCGAGTACCCGGCCTGCCACGTGCACCAGCAGGACTGGGGTGTGCCGGTGAAGCTGGTCGCGGGCGGTGCCACCCGGCTGCCGCTGGTGCTGGCCGGCATGGAGTAGCGGGACGGGTCAGGGCCGACCCGCCCGCGGGCCGGCCCTGAACGAGCCTCAGCCCTCCAGGAAGGCCTTGATCGCCGAGGCCAGCAGGAACGCGTCGTCGGCGCCGCACAGCTCGCGGGCCGAGTGCATGGAGAGCGCGGCGATGCCGCAGTCCACCGTGGTGATGCCGAGCCGGGCCGCGGTGATCGGGCCGATGGTGGTGCCGCAGGGCACCGTGTTGTTGGAGACGAAGGTCTGCCAGGGCACTCCGGCCCGCTCGCAGGCGGCCGCGAAGACGGCCCGGCCGACCCCGTCGGTGGCGTAGCGGTTGTTGACGTTGACCTTGAGGATCGGGCCGCCGTTGGGCGCCGGCTGGTGGCCGGGCTCGTGCTTCTCGGGGTAGTTGGGGTGCACCGCGTGCCCCATGTCGGAGGAGAGGCAGACGGTGCCGGCCAGCGCCCGGGCCCGGTCCTCCTCGTTGCCGCCGCGGCTGGACACGCTGCGCTCCAGCACCCGGCCGAGCAGCGGGCCCTGGGCGCCGGTGTCCGACTCGCTGCCGGTCTCCTCGTGGTCGAAGGCGGCCATCACCGGGATGTAGGGCAGCTCGTCGGCGCCGTCGGCGGTGGCCACGGCGGCCAGCGCGGCGGCCGAGGCGTGCACCGAGAGCAGGTTGTCCAGGCGCGGGCCGGCCAGCAGCTCGCGGTCCCGGCCGAGGTACGACGGCGGCTGGACGTCATGGGTCATCAGGTCCCAGCCGAGCACCTGGTCCGCGTCCAGCCCGGCGCGCTCCGCGACGTAGCGCAGCAGGGATCCCTCGTCGACCGAGCCCAGGCCCCAGATCGGCGTGAGGTGGCGCTGCCGGTCCAGCTTCAGCCCGTCGTTCACCTGCCGGTCCAGGTGGATCGCCAGCTGCGGCACCCGCAGCAGCGGCTCGTCCAGCTGCACCAGCCGCGTCGACCCGTCACGCAGTACCAGGCGCCCGGAGATCCCCAGGTCCCGGTCCAGCCAGGTGTTCAGCGGCACACCGCCGTAGATCTCCACGGCCACCTGCCGCCAGCCGACCGACCCGGTGTCCGGCACCGGCTTGACCCGCAGGTTCGGGGAGTCGGTGTGGCTGCCGACGATCCGGAACGGCGTGGCCGGCCCGGCGCTGCGCGGCACGTACCAGGCGATCAGCGCGCCGCCCCGGATGACGTACCGGCCGCCGACCGCGCCGTCCCACGCGTCGGCCTCGGCGATCTGCCGGAAGCCCGCCTTCTCCAGCCGCTCGGCGGCACCCGCCACGGCGTGGTACGGCGACGGGGCGGCGGCCAGATACGCGATCAAGTCGTCGGTATGAGTCCGGTTGAAGAAGACCGAGCGGTCGGCGGTCGACATGCTGCTCCTGGTTCGAGGGATGCCGGAGAGCCGGCGGTACGGGGCTGCCCTCCCTGAGCATATGCCCGTACACCGACAGATAGATCAGGATCAGCTCCACGATCCTGCTGCTGACCGGCCCACCAACCGCCGTCGCTTCCTCCGTCAAACCTCCCGCATCGTCCCGCCCGGCCTCGCCCCGGCTCACATCGCGGCCTGCTCCAGACAGGTCGCGTCGTCGCCCTCGGCTCCCAGCGCGGTGATCAGTCGTCGCACGTTGCTGCGGCGCGGCCTGGTCCGCCCGCGTTCCAGGTCCCCGATCGACCGCACGGTCAGGCCTGACCGCTCCGCCAGCCGTTCCTGGCTGAGTTCGGCCTGCTTCCGCAGCTCGCGCAGTAACTCCCGAAGCTCCGGTCATGTTGTTGACGCATCGAACGTCCCCCCAACCAGGATCTGATCCCAATGCAGCATCACTGTACGCACGGGATCGATTCCCGGAAGGATCTTTCATTCAACGATCTTCCGCGGAGCTCCGAGCCACTGGTCAGCGGCCCGAGCGGGGACGGCAACCCGGGCCAGGGCCTGACCGTGCTCGCGACCACCCCGGGGGCCGTGCGGGCGATGGCTCCCCGGCTGACCGCCGGCGTCGCCCTGGACCCGTACATGGAGCGCACCCACCAGCCGGTCGCGCTGCTGAGCGCGGCGGCGGCCGGCCGACTGGGGGTCACCCGGCTGGACGCGCAGCCGGCGGTGTTCATCGACGGGCTGCCGTACACGGTGGTCGGGATCTTCGACCAGGTGCAGCGCGAGCCGGGGGCCCTGCTGGGCGTGCTGATCCCGAGCAGCACCGCGCTGGACCGGTTCGGCGACCCCGGCACCACGCCCGACCAGGCCGCCCAGGCCCTGGTCGCCACCCGGGTGGGCGCGGCCCCGGTGGTCGCCCGGCAGCTGGCGGTGGCGCTGCGCCCCGACCGTCCGAAGGCGTTCGCCGTGACCGCCCCGCCCGACCCGCACAGCCTGCGCGACCACGTCACCACCGACCTGAGCGGGCTCTTCCTGGCGCTGGCCGGGATCTGCCTGCTGGTCGGCACGGTCGGGATCGCCAACACCACGCTGGTGGCGGTGCTGGAACGGACCGAGGAGATCGGGCTGCGCCGGGCACTGGGGGCCAGGACCAGGCATGTGGCCGCCCAGTTCCTCGCCGAGTCGACTGCGCTCGGCACCCTCGGCGGGCTGATCGGGACCAGTCTGGGCGTGCTGACCGTGCTGGCCGTGGCCGCCGCCCGGGACTGGACGGCGGTGCTCTCCCCCGCCACCACCCTGCCCGCACCGCTCATCGGCTCGCTGGTGGGCCTGCTGGCCGGCCTCTATCCGTCGCTGCGTGCGGCGCGGATCGACCCGCTGAAGGCGCTGCGCACGGGCTGAACAGCACTGTGGGGCCCGCGGTGTGCGGGCCCCACAGTGCTGAGGGTGGGTCAGGCGGTCAGTGTCAGACTGCTCAGAAGGCGTCCTCGGCCAGCTCCATGACGTCCAGGTCGATGCCCTCGGCGATCAGCCGCTGCGAGGCGACGGTCGGCAGGATGTTGCGGGCGAAGAACCGGGCGCCGGCCACCTTGCCCTGGTAGAAGGCGAGGTCCTTGCCGGTGGCGCCGGCCTCGATCTTGGCGAGCGCCACGACGGCCTGGCGCAGCAGCAGCCAGCCGACCACCACGTCGCCGGAGACCATCAGCAGGCGGGTGGTGTTGAGGCCCACCTTGTACATGTTCTTGACGTCCTGCTCGACCGAGGAGAGGTCGGCCAGCAGCTTGCCGACGATCGCCTCCAGGTCGCCGGCCGCCTTGGCCAGGAACTCGCGCTCGGCGGCGAGCGCCTCGCCGCCCTCGCCGGCCGCCAGGAACTTCTGGATCTGCTCGGAGACCGCGGTCAGCGCCTGGCCGCCGTCCTTCACGATCTTGCGGAAGAAGTAGTCCTGGCCCTGGATCGCCGTGGTGCCCTCGTAGAGGGTGTCGATCTTGGCGTCCCGGATGTACTGCTCGATCGGGTACTCCTGCAGGTAGCCGGAGCCGCCGAAGGTCTGCAGCGACTGGGCCAGCTGCTCGTAGGACTTCTCGGAGCCGTAGCCCTTGACGATCGGCAGCAGCAGGTCGTTCAGGCGCTCGGCGGCCTCGTCCTTCTCACCGCGCAGGCGGGCGGCGGCCATGTCGTCCTGCACCGAGGCGGTGTAGAGGACCAGGGCGCGCATGCCCTCGGCGTAGGCCTTCTGGGTGAGCAGCGAGCGGCGCACGTCCGGGTGGTGCGTGATGGTGACGCGCGGCGCGGTCTTGTCCAGGAAGTTGGCGATGTCGGCGCCCTGGACGCGCTGCTTGGCGTAGTCCAGCGCGTTCAGGTAGCCGGTGGAGAGGGTGGCGATGGCCTTCGTGCCGACCATCATGCGGGCGAACTCGATGATCTTGAACATCTGGCGGATGCCGTCGATCTTCTCGCCGACCAGCCAGCCCTTGGCCGGGTGCTTGGCGCCGAAGGTCATCTCGCAGGTGTTCGAGGCCTTGAGGCCCATCTTGTGCTCGACGTTGGTGGCGTAGACGCCGTTGCGCTCGCCCAGCTCGCCGGTCTCCCAGTCGAAGTCGAACTTGGGGACGATGTAGAGGCCCAGGCCCTTGGTGCCCGGCTTGCCGCCCTCGGGGCGGGCCAGCACCAGGTGGATGATGTTCTCGGCCATGTCGTGCTCACCGGAGGTGATGAAGCGCTTCACGCCCTCGATGTGCCAGGAGCCGTCCTCCTGCTTGATCGCCTTGGTGCGGCCGGCGCCCACGTCGGAGCCCGCGTCGGGCTCGGTGAGGACCATGGTCGAGCCCCACAGGCGGTCGGTCATCCGCTGGGCGACCTTCAGCTGCTCCTCGGTGCCCTCGTCGGCGATGACACCGGCGAAGGCCGGGCCGGAGGAGTACATCCAGATGGCCGGGTTGGAGCCCAGGATCTGCTCGGCGAAGGCCCAGATCAGCGAGTTCGGGGTGACCTGGCCGCCGATCGACTCCGGGATGCCCAGGCGCCACCACTCGGCGTCCATGAAGGTCTGGTAGCTCTTCTTGAAGCTGGCCGGGATCGGCGCGGTGTTGGTCTCCGGGTCGAAGACCGGCGGGTTGCGGTCGGCGTCCTCGAAGGAGGCGGCGAGGTCGTTCTCGGCCAGCCGGGAGATCTCGCTGAGGATGTTCTTCGCGGTGTCGACGTCCATGTCGGCGAACGGACCGGTGCCGTACACCTGGTCGCGGCCGAGCACCTCGAAGAGGTTGAACTCCACGTCCCGCAGGTTGGACTTGTAGTGACCCATCGCCGTTTCTCCGGTTCGTCGCTCAGGGTGCGCCATCACGCGCCCCTACCCGCCAGTAAACCCCATGATGCTACCGGTTAGTAACTTGTACAAGCCCCCAGCCGCCAATACCGCGTGAAGGGCATCACGTCGTTCCATCCCGCGATACCCGCACCGAGCCGATCGAATGCCTACCCGACAGTCGTCTCGTAGTCGCCTCCCCACAGGACCATCCCAGGCCACGTTGTCCGATTCGGCCGCCGCACAAGGACTCTCCGGCCCGCTAGCCTGTCCGTGTGTACGGCTACGAGCAGAGCGCCAGCGGCGGCTACCCGGGCGACCCCTACCAGCAGGCGGGCCAGCAGGGCATGGGCGGCGGGTACGGACAGCAGGGGTACGGCGCGCAGGCCGGCCCCGGCATGGCCGCCGGAGGATACGGCGACCAGGCGCAGTCCGCCGGCCAGTCGCTCTACCCCGAACCCTCGCCGCCCTCGCTCGCCGACGCGGTGCGCGCCTTCACCACCGGCTCGATGCCGGTCGAGGACTTCCAGGCGATCTTCATCACCTCCAAGGTGCACTGCCCGCGCGGCGACCGCCCCGGCTTCCTGGCGCTGCACAACACGCCCACCCCGGTGATCCCGATGTTCAGCTCGCTCAAGGAGCTGCGCCGGTACGCGGGCAAGGAGTCCAAGTACTTCACCGTCTCCGGCGCCGAGGTGCTGGACCTGCTGCCGACCGGCTACGGCTTCGCGCTCGACATGGAGGGCGAGCACCGGATGGTGTTCGACGCCAAGGCCGTGGAGCAGATGGTGGACTTCACCATGCGGCGGATGTACGGCTGAGGCCGCCGCCGGGCCGCCTCGAAACCACCGGGTCCACCCTGAGAGGGTGGACCTTCCGCATTTAGTTCAAGTTTCAACTTGCTACTTGTTGATTGTTGAACTAACCTGGCGGACGTAGGCCACAGCGCCCCGATCCAGCAGGAGGCCGACATGCCAGCCGTGACCGTAGAGAACCCGCTCGTCCTGCCGCGCATCGCGGCTCCCGCCGAAGCTGCCACGCCCCGCCCCGCGCTGGCCGTCTCCACTGCCATCGAGGGCTTCGAGGGCGAGGGCTTCCCCGTCCGCCGGGCGTTCGCCAAGATCAACCAGAAGTACCTCGACCCGTTCATCATGATGGACCAGATGGGCGAGGTGGATTACGCGGCCGGCGAGCCGAAGGGGACCCCCTGGCACCCGCACCGCGGCTTCGAGACCGTCACCTACATCATCGACGGCACCTTCGTGCACCAGGACTCGCACGGCGGCGGCGGCGTGATCACCGACGGCGACACCCAGTGGATGACGGCCGGCTCCGGCCTGCTGCACATCGAGACCCCGCCGGAGTCCCTGGTGCTGTCCGGCGGCCTCTTCCACGGGCTGCAGCTCTGGGTGAACCTGCCGGCCTCCGACAAGATGATCGCGCCCAAGTACCAGGACATCCGCGGCGGCAGCGTCAAGCTGCTCGCCTCCCCGGACGGCGGCGCGCTGGTCCGGCTGATCGCCGGTGAGATCGGCGGCCACCAGGGCCCCGGCGCCACCCACACCCCGATCACCATGATCCACGTCTCGGTGAACCCGGGCGCCCAGGTCACCCTGCCCTGGCGCGCCGACTTCAACGCACTCGCCTACGGCCTGGCCGGCAGCGGCTCGGCCGGCGAGGAGCACCGCCCCTTCCACATGGGCCAGGCCGTGGTGTTCGGCGAGGGCGACACGCTCACCATCCGCGCCGACGACAAGCAGCCGGACTCCCGCAGCGCCAACTTCGAGGTGGTGCTGCTCGGCGGCCTGCCGATCCGCGAACCGGTCGCCTGGTACGGGCCGTTCGTGATGAACAGCCACACCGAGCTCCAGCAGGCCATGGACGACTTCCAGGCCGGCCGCCTCGGCACCATCCCCGCCAACCCGCACCTGCCGGGCTGACGTCAGCTCCGACGATCCGAACGGGTCGGCCTCCCCTGGAGGTCGACCCGTTCGGCGTTCTCCACGCCGCTGGTTCCGCGCCGCTGGCTTCTGCGCCGCTGGTTTCTGCGCCGCCGGCTCCGCGCTGTCGGCGCGGACGTCCGCCAGTCCGTAGAACTAATCCGCTAAATACATTAGTAGTCAGCGGCCCCTCCCTGGCAGGATCTGACGATGGGTCACCATCGCCATGACTCCGGTCGCAGTGACCCGCTCGGAATACCCTATGGGGGTATGTGGTTCACCGAGTGCAAGCAGTTCGAGGGGAAGGCGGAGCACCATGCACGCGCTACTGCACGCACTGTCCATCACCGGGTCGATGACCTGGGAGATCACCTGGGCGCTGATCCTGGGCTTCCTGCTGTCCGCCGTGGTCCAGGCGGTGGTGCGCAAGTCCACGGTGATCCGGCTGCTCGGTGACGACCGCCCCCGCACCCTGGCGATCGCCTCCGCCCTCGGCGCGGCCTCCTCGTCCTGCTCCTACGCGGCCGTCGCGCTCGCCCGCTCGCTGTTCCGCAAGGGCGCCGACTTCACCGCCGCCATGGCCTTCGAGATCGCCTCCACCAACCTGGTGGTCGAACTCGGCGTCATCCTGGCCCTGTTGATGGGATGGCAGTTCACCGCGGCGGAGTTCGTCGGCGGCCCGATCATGATCATCGCGCTGGCCGTGCTGTTCCGGCTCTTCCTGCGGGACAAGTTGCTACGCGAGGCCCGCGAGCAGGCGGACCGCGGGCTGGCCGGTTCGATGGAGGGCCACGCGGCGATGGACATGTCCGTCCAGGGCGAGGGCTCCTTCACCCGGCGGCTGTTCTCCCGCGACGGGTTCACCGCCACCGCCCATGTGTTCGTCATGGAGTGGGCCGCCATCCTCAAGGACCTGGTGATCGGCCTGCTGGTGGCCGGTGCGATCGCCGCCTGGGTGCCGGACTCCTTCTGGCAGGCGTTCTTCTTCGCCCACCACCCGCTGGCGGCCAAGCTCTGGGGACCGCTGATCGGCCCGGTGGTGGCGATGATCTCGTTCGTCTGCTCGATCGGGAACGTGCCGCTGGCGGTGGTCCTCTGGAAGGGCGGCATCAGCTTCGGCGGCGTGGTCGCGTTCATCTTCGCCGACCTGCTGATCCTGCCGATCCTGAACATCTACCGGAAGTACTACGGCCGGCGGATGGCCTACTTCCTGCTGGCCACCTTCTACGCCGCCATGGTCCTCGCCGGCTACCTGGTGGAGCTCCTCTTCGGCGGCCTCGGCCTGATCCCCGACCAGCGCGACGCCACCATCCCGATGGAGGGCATCTCCTGGAACTACACCAGCTGGCTCAACATCGCCTTCCTGCTGCTGGCCGCCGTGCTGGTGATCCGCTTCTTCCGCACCGGGGGGATGGCGATGATGCACATGATGGGCGGCGGGCCGGATGACCACGCGGGGCACGGGCACGAAGGGCACGAGGGGCACGCGGGCCACGGAGGGCACGCGGGGCACGCAGGGCATGACGGCCACGACGCGCACGAAGGGCACGGGGGGCACGAGGGCCACGGGGACCACAGCGCGCACGCGGGTCACGACCACGGTGCGCACGGGGACCACGGGGACCACCAGCACCACTGACCCGCACGCACCGCACCACGCGAAAGCGCCTGTCGGCAGGCGACCGGGGAGACGGGGCACCCGCCGACAGGCGACGTCGGTCCGGTCCACTAATGGCGGGTGAAACCGTCCGACGGGTCTGACCGGCATGGCAGACTTTGGGCAGAGAATCATCTTCTACATCTACGTAGAAATACTACGTAGATGTAGAAGATAGCGCAGAAGGCGAGAAAGTCCATGGGCGTACCCGAACCCGCCACGCCCGAGGGCCGGGCCAAGGGCGAACTGGAGGCCGCGATCCTCGCAGTCCTGCACCGGGCCGCCCCCGCCGCGCTGACCCCCGGTGAGGTGCAGGAACGCCTCACCGGACCGCTCGCCTACACCACCGTCGTCACCACCCTGTCCCGCCTGCACGGCAAGGGCCTGCTGAGACGCGAGAAGCGCGGCCGGGCCTACGCCTACACACCGGTGGCCGACGAATCCGGCCTCGCCGCCCGCCAGATGCGCAAGGTGCTGGACGGCCGCAGCGACCGCGAGGCGGTGCTCACCCACTTCGTCGACGAGCTGTCCGACGACGACGAGGAGCTGCTGCGCCGGCTGCTGGACCTCGGCGGCTAGGGGAGCTCCAGCACGTGCACGTCGCCGTCTACCTACCGCTGCTCTTCCCGTTCCTGGCCGCTCTGGTCGCCCGCCCCGTCGGCGAGCGCCTGCCACCCCGCCGGGCCACCTGGCTGCTGACCGCCGGCGCCCTGGTGCTCGCCACCGCCAGCACCGCGGCCCTGGGCATGCTCGCCGTCACCGGACTGATCCGGTTCCCGCTGCTCGCCCGGCTCCCCCACCACCACTGGTCGGCGCTCGCCGCCCAGCACCACGACCCCGCCCCGTTCTCCACCGCCCTGCTCGCCGGCACCCTGGCCGCCGCCGTGACCGTGCTCGCCGGCCGGATGCTCTGGCGGCGCGCCCGCACCCTGGCCCAGGCGGCGACCGATGCCGCTTGCCTGCCCGGCCGCGACCAGCTGGTCGTCCTCGACGACCCCACCGCCGAGGCCTATGCGATCCCCGGCCGCCCCGGCCGGATCGTGATCTCCACCGGCATGCTGGCGGCCCTCGACCCGGCCGAACACCAGATCCTGCTGGCCCACGAGCGCGCCCACCTGACCCACCGCCACCACCTCTTCGTGGCCTGCGCCCAACTGGCGGCCGCCGCCAACCCGTTGCTGCGCCCGCTGGCCCACACCGTCGGCTACACCGTCGAACGCTGGGCCGACGAGACCGCGGGGGCGGCGGTCGGCGACCGCGCCCGCGTCGCCCGCGCCATCGGCAAGGCCGCCCTCGCCACCCGCCGCACCGCCGATGCTCCTGGCCGCCGCCCCGCCGCCGCCCTGGGCATCATGGGCCGCCTGCGCCCCGCCCCGCTCCCGGGCCCCGTCCCCCGCCGCGTCACCGCCCTGCTCGCCCCGGCGCCGCGCCGCCATACCTGGTCGGCGCTGGCACTTGGGGCATTGGCGGTGGCCGCGGCACTCTGCGCGCTGGAGGCCGGGCTCGACCTGGACGCCCTGCTCGACTTCGTCAAACGAGCGGCCCCGGCGGCGGCACCCACTGACCCACCGCTGCCGCCAAACGCCAACTCCCGCCACGGCCACCGGAGCTCAGGTCCTACGCCCCCTGCAGCCGCGCGCCGCCGTCCACGATCAGGCTGATCCCCGTCGTGTAGGTGTTCTCCACCAGGAACGCGATCGCGTGCGCCACCTCCGCCGGCGTGCCGATCCGCTTCAGCGGCAGCGCGGCGGCGGAGGCGTCGAGGACGGCGGCGCGGGCGTCACCCGGCAGCCAGTCCCACCAGTCCGTGTCGATGCCGCCCGGGGAGACGGCGTTGACCCGGCGCGGGGCGAGTTCGGCGGCCAGCGCCCGGGCCGCTGCCTCGACTCCCGCGTTGACGGCGGCGATGGCGGCCGTACCGGGCATGCCGACGTGGGCGGTGATGGCGCCGACCAGGGTGATCGAGCCGTCGGCGCGCAGGGTGGGCAGGGCGGCCTGCACGGCGAGCAGGTGGGCGGCCAGCTTGCCGTCGGTCAGGGCGGCCAGCTGGTCGCGCCGCAGGTCGGCGATCGGCCCGACGCCGCCGTGCGGGGCGACGGTGACCACCAGGTGGTCGAACTCGCCGAGGGCGGCGAAGAATTCGGCGAGGTCAGCGGCCGACGAGGCGTCGACCGGGCGGCCCTCGGCGGCGCCGCCCAGCCGCTCCAGCGCCGTGGCCAGGCGCTGCTCGTCGCGGCCTGCGATCACCACGCGGTGACCGTCCTTCACGAAGTGCTCGGCTGCGGCCAGGCCGATGCCCGCAGTGCCGCCGATGATCACGATGCGTTCCGACACGAGTGTCACTCCCCCAGATGTTCCACTGCTCTTTCGAGTCACTGTGCCTCATTTATATTTCGAGGCACCCTGTCTTGTAAAGTGGAGGGCATGACGGACGGATCGCGCGGTCGCCCGCGCAGCAACGAAGCCCGGCAGGCGATCCTGACGGCGGCCCTGGCACTGGCAGAGCGGGACGGATACACGGCGGTCACCATGAAGGGCATCGCCGAGGCGGCCGGCGTGGGCCGGGCCACCGTCTACCGCTGGTGGCCCACCCGGGCGGCGG
Protein-coding regions in this window:
- a CDS encoding NHL domain-containing thioredoxin family protein, whose translation is MASRARVRAPELIGKGGWLNTGGKDLTLADLRGKIVIADFWTFCCINCLHVLDELRELEEKHRDTVVIVGVHSPKFVHEADHQAVVDAVARYEVAHPVLDDPELATWKQYAVRAWPTLVVIDPEGYVVAQHAGEGHAHAIERLVEELEEEHAAKGTLRRGDGPYVPPEPVAGALKFPGKAVRLPGGGFLVADAGHHSLVELAEDGETVVRRIGDGERGLVDGVSPRFSEPQGLALVSEGLGLGYDVVVADTVNHALRGVRLADGSVTTLAGTGRQWWQGSPTSGPATEVDLSSPWDVAFFDDRVWIAMAGVHQLWAFDPAAGTVAVAAGTTNEGLVDGPVAEAWFAQPSGLAVSPDGSTLWVADSETSAVRYVSRETKQVHSVVGTGLFDFGHRDGAAEQALLQHPLGVTVLPDGSVAIADTYNHALRRYNPATGEVSTLATDLREPSGAVLVGEDIVVVESARHRLTRLRLPEEAVQVESVAHRTQRAATEVAPGALRLDVVFTAPTGQKLDERYGPSTRLLVSATPPELLVSGAGADSALSRELVLSAEVTEGVLHVSAMAASCDDDPEIEYPACHVHQQDWGVPVKLVAGGATRLPLVLAGME
- a CDS encoding M18 family aminopeptidase, whose product is MSTADRSVFFNRTHTDDLIAYLAAAPSPYHAVAGAAERLEKAGFRQIAEADAWDGAVGGRYVIRGGALIAWYVPRSAGPATPFRIVGSHTDSPNLRVKPVPDTGSVGWRQVAVEIYGGVPLNTWLDRDLGISGRLVLRDGSTRLVQLDEPLLRVPQLAIHLDRQVNDGLKLDRQRHLTPIWGLGSVDEGSLLRYVAERAGLDADQVLGWDLMTHDVQPPSYLGRDRELLAGPRLDNLLSVHASAAALAAVATADGADELPYIPVMAAFDHEETGSESDTGAQGPLLGRVLERSVSSRGGNEEDRARALAGTVCLSSDMGHAVHPNYPEKHEPGHQPAPNGGPILKVNVNNRYATDGVGRAVFAAACERAGVPWQTFVSNNTVPCGTTIGPITAARLGITTVDCGIAALSMHSARELCGADDAFLLASAIKAFLEG
- a CDS encoding ABC transporter permease, which gives rise to MQHHCTHGIDSRKDLSFNDLPRSSEPLVSGPSGDGNPGQGLTVLATTPGAVRAMAPRLTAGVALDPYMERTHQPVALLSAAAAGRLGVTRLDAQPAVFIDGLPYTVVGIFDQVQREPGALLGVLIPSSTALDRFGDPGTTPDQAAQALVATRVGAAPVVARQLAVALRPDRPKAFAVTAPPDPHSLRDHVTTDLSGLFLALAGICLLVGTVGIANTTLVAVLERTEEIGLRRALGARTRHVAAQFLAESTALGTLGGLIGTSLGVLTVLAVAAARDWTAVLSPATTLPAPLIGSLVGLLAGLYPSLRAARIDPLKALRTG
- a CDS encoding acyl-CoA dehydrogenase, which gives rise to MGHYKSNLRDVEFNLFEVLGRDQVYGTGPFADMDVDTAKNILSEISRLAENDLAASFEDADRNPPVFDPETNTAPIPASFKKSYQTFMDAEWWRLGIPESIGGQVTPNSLIWAFAEQILGSNPAIWMYSSGPAFAGVIADEGTEEQLKVAQRMTDRLWGSTMVLTEPDAGSDVGAGRTKAIKQEDGSWHIEGVKRFITSGEHDMAENIIHLVLARPEGGKPGTKGLGLYIVPKFDFDWETGELGERNGVYATNVEHKMGLKASNTCEMTFGAKHPAKGWLVGEKIDGIRQMFKIIEFARMMVGTKAIATLSTGYLNALDYAKQRVQGADIANFLDKTAPRVTITHHPDVRRSLLTQKAYAEGMRALVLYTASVQDDMAAARLRGEKDEAAERLNDLLLPIVKGYGSEKSYEQLAQSLQTFGGSGYLQEYPIEQYIRDAKIDTLYEGTTAIQGQDYFFRKIVKDGGQALTAVSEQIQKFLAAGEGGEALAAEREFLAKAAGDLEAIVGKLLADLSSVEQDVKNMYKVGLNTTRLLMVSGDVVVGWLLLRQAVVALAKIEAGATGKDLAFYQGKVAGARFFARNILPTVASQRLIAEGIDLDVMELAEDAF
- a CDS encoding SseB family protein yields the protein MYGYEQSASGGYPGDPYQQAGQQGMGGGYGQQGYGAQAGPGMAAGGYGDQAQSAGQSLYPEPSPPSLADAVRAFTTGSMPVEDFQAIFITSKVHCPRGDRPGFLALHNTPTPVIPMFSSLKELRRYAGKESKYFTVSGAEVLDLLPTGYGFALDMEGEHRMVFDAKAVEQMVDFTMRRMYG
- a CDS encoding pirin family protein translates to MPAVTVENPLVLPRIAAPAEAATPRPALAVSTAIEGFEGEGFPVRRAFAKINQKYLDPFIMMDQMGEVDYAAGEPKGTPWHPHRGFETVTYIIDGTFVHQDSHGGGGVITDGDTQWMTAGSGLLHIETPPESLVLSGGLFHGLQLWVNLPASDKMIAPKYQDIRGGSVKLLASPDGGALVRLIAGEIGGHQGPGATHTPITMIHVSVNPGAQVTLPWRADFNALAYGLAGSGSAGEEHRPFHMGQAVVFGEGDTLTIRADDKQPDSRSANFEVVLLGGLPIREPVAWYGPFVMNSHTELQQAMDDFQAGRLGTIPANPHLPG